The segment TTAACGTACTTGAACAAGAACAACTTCGTACAGACATCCCTACTTTCCGCGCTGGTGACACAGTTCGCGTACACGTAAAAGTAGTGGAAGGTTCTCGTGAACGTATCCAAGTATTCGAAGGTTTGGTAATTAAACGTCAAAACGGTGGCGTACGTGAAACTTTCACAGTTCGTCGTATTGCATCCGGTGTAGGTGTAGAACGTACATTCCCACTTC is part of the Veillonella nakazawae genome and harbors:
- the rplS gene encoding 50S ribosomal protein L19 gives rise to the protein MNIINVLEQEQLRTDIPTFRAGDTVRVHVKVVEGSRERIQVFEGLVIKRQNGGVRETFTVRRIASGVGVERTFPLHSPRLAKIEVMRRGVVRRAKLYYLRNLTGKAARIREKR